In Leptolyngbya sp. NIES-2104, the genomic window GATTGGATTAACCGCAGTTGCGATCGCTTTCGTCATCACACCGTTCCAAATCACGCGATTGGCGTTTTGTTCGCGAATGGAGAGTTTGCGCTGGAGTAAGCGATCGTGAACGTCATCTGCAAACAGCATCGAATTCAGGGCAACTAAAGATTTTCCTTCTCGATGCAAGACTTCAAGGATTTTCAGTTTGAGATCTTGAACTTGCGGTTCTGTTCTAATCATTTGCGGGGACATGCGACCATCAGGACGTTTGACCGCTCGTGCAACTAGTGGAGAAGCCGCCGCCATCACGATTTCATCGGGTGAGAGCAGTTCTTTGACGCGCTCATCGCGGATTTTTTGATAGATGCTCATGCGATCGGCATCGGGGTATTGATCAATCTTGTTGAACACTAAAATGATCGGTTTCCCAACTTCGCGCAGTTCTGAGAGTGCTTGAAATTCGACTTTGGTGATGTCACCGGAAACAATAAAGAGTAAGAGATCGGCTTGTTGAGCAACTTGACGCGCTAAGGCTTCTCTGGCTTCGCCGTTGACTTCATCGATTCCAGGAGTGTCAATTAATTCGATTTGAGAGTTGGTAGTACTGGGGAGTTTGACGCGCAGGATTTCTTGATCGCTGCCCTCGATCGCTTCAGTTGCCACAGTCCACTGAGCGGATTGCTGCGATCGCGTCACGCCATGAATTGCGCCTGTTTCAAAAATTTGCTGACCGAGTAACGCATTGAGTAACGAAGACTTACCGCGCCCGACCATTCCAAAGGCTGCGATTTGAACCACGAGACGATCGAGCTTTTCTAGCATCGTCCCTAGTCCGTGAATTTCTGACTCCAGCCCCGATCGCTCTTGATCAGTTAAATCGAGATTTTCAACTAGCTCCCGTAGCGTCGTTTGAGCCTGTCGATAATTTAGCTCAGCTTGGATCTCATCGAATCCGGAGATCGCTTCGTCTAGCTCCTCATCCAAAGGTTTGCCAGTATCGGAAATGGAGTCAGTCATAAATTCACGGGAGAAGTAATCTGCACTCCTCACATCCTAGCAATGCTGCCGATAAACGGTCTGAGACCAAAAAATCGATCCTTATGACAAGAATCGACTGATACCGTTAGCGGTAGCGGCGATTGCGTCGGGCGACGATCGCTTTGCGCTTGCGCTTTTCCAGCGGGGTTTCAAAATGACGGTGCGATCGCAGATCTGCCAAAATTCCAGCTTTTGAGACTTGGCGCTTAAAGCGGCGCAACGCTGAATCGATGCCTTCGTTTTCTCCTAAAACCACTTGGGTCATGCTTGATCCTCCAATTAAATTCAGATTTGTAGATTCCAACGGACTAAAAATCGCTGTCCACACGGCTGTTCTTGTACAGAACAAGTATGCACAGCTTCTTAAAGAACGCGCAACCTACCATCATGAAGGTTAGCACAAATCTCATCTAAGAGCGCATTAACTGATTCACAAAACACAGATTCAAAGCGCTGAAGTTTGTACTGAGTGCGAGTTGTAGGTTTTCCATTGCGGCAATCAGCCACTGAACGCGATCGCGACTGTAGCTTTCATAGTGATGAAATAAGATCGAAAATCGCTTTTCTAAATAAGGCTTCACCCGCCGACACAGTAGAACAATTTGAAGTAAAAGCTGCGTGGTTGAAGTCGCCCCTAAATTCGAGAGGAGATCGACAAAAACAAAATGCTGGGGTCGATGGACGCTCTCGACAACGAGGAAGTTTAACAATTGGCTGCAAGTCCGCACCATGAGGAAATCGGTGAGCGGCTGTGAGTCGCTTTGTGGATAAGTATTGATTAATAAGTTGCCAAGTTGCTGATTGAAATGGCGCTTTCCGTAGGCGGGATTCACACTATTTGTGAGGTAGTGGTATAGCTCAGCTTTGAATTCTTTGTACGATCGAACTTCCTGGCAATGGGTTAAAAATCGCTGTGCCACCTCGCGGCAGGTATCGTTTCCGTTTACTTTTCCGGTGAATTGATGAAGTGCAGCACTGAGAGAGCGATCGTCTAACAGAGTTGGATTCTGTACCGGGTGAATTTCACGATCGCTAGAATTACGCCGTACCTGATAAGTCACATATTTAGACAGGTCAATCTCGAATTGCTTTTGTCGATCGGCTTGAAGTTGTCGGATCGAAACTTGTTGAATGTCAGGGGTTCCCTCAGCGACAAGGCAATGTTCGTACAGATAAGGATAGCGACGGATGAGCGTGTCAAACGACTCGGTTTCGGTCGGCGCGGGCTGTAGAACGGTTGCGAGACGTTTGAGAGTGAGATATTGCTCAGTTTGTTGAAACTCCTGAATGAGAGTGCGCTGCTGTTTGATGATGCGCGATCGACCAAAATCTGCGGTAACTGGACGGGTCGGAGTCGAGTCGAATGAAGAAATCAGTTCTGCGATCGCGCTCTGATGTTGAGGGCGAGACTGCCAGCGGTTGATCAGAATATGGCAGCAGCGATTCAGGATAAAACGAAATTCTTGCGCGGAAGTGCTGGACTGAATTAAGCGATCGAGGTCTTGCTGAAAAGCGAGGTCTGGATAGCCAGTTCCTTCGACAAACAAGAGGCGAAACCGCTCGTTCAAGGCTTGAGGCGATTCAGTTTGAACCAGATTTAGTAAATGATCATAAAGTCGCTGTTCTTCTGGCGTAATTCCGCGACTTTGATAAATCGATCCAGCATTCATGGTTTCAGCACTCCTCAACCCCAGACTTCAGGAACATCAATTAGATAGGAATCGGACTCGACCGGGGCAAGGTCAAAGTATGGCGATCGTAATGAAATCCGTGAAGACTCAGTGTAACCTGTGTCACTTCATCAAGACTTTACACAAAGATCCGCATTGTCTTCACGTAGCTTTTACTACCGCTCCTGTTTCTAGTTTTCCGCGATTAATGGTTTTGATCCGGATCAGTACCGAGAATCTACCTACGCTTCAAGAATATTAAGCGGAGCAAGAAAATTTTTCAAACGTCACTATGCCAGTTCGTTCAGGACTTCTCGTTTAGTGGCATGAGAAGCCGCGATCGCGCCGACTTCCCCGATCAGTTCATCTGAAACACCAAGCGATTTTAGGGTTGCGACCAAGTTTTCAACCACTGCATCAAAATGAGCGCTACTCAATCCGCTATTTTCCACAAGATGCTGATGCCTCACGAAGCATTCTGCCGTCATATCCAGATGATCCCCCAAAAGCGTAGGTGAGAAATGCCTTCTGATGCTGTCGCTGTTTCTGCATATCGACACCCGTAAAGAAGTGACTGATGCGATCGTCGTCTAAAACTCGCTGATAAAACTGATCCACAGCAGCCTCGATCGCAGCTTTCCCACCGAGCTTTTCGTACAAAGTCGCCATACACTCTCCAAGTTTTCAACAAGAATAGATCGACTTGGGAGCGAATGCGGTGTTTTCAGAAACAGACATTTATGCCATTACAGGATGGAAATAAAAGGCAAGTCCGAGAACTAGATAAGCTGCGAGTAATAACGTTCCTTCAAGCCAATTCGATCGACCATCTGAGCTAATCGAATTTGTAATCAAGACCGCGACTGCAACCGCAACTAATTCAAATGGATTGAAATCGAGATCCATCGGCTGCCCAATAAACCAACCGACGATGACCAACACTGGAGCGACAAAGAGCGCGATTTGCAAACTTGATCCCACGGCAACCGAGAGTGACAAATCCATCTTGTCCTTCATTGCTACGGTTACAGCGGTCGCGTGTTCTGCGGCATTTCCAACGATCGGCAACAGAATTACTCCGGTAAACAGCGCTGTCAGTCCTAGTTTCTCAGTTGCAACTTCCAGACTATCGACGAGCAATTCTGATTCGATCGCAACAAAAATCGTACAGACCAGCAGCACGATCGACCACAGCGCAATATTTGGCTTCTTGCCGTCATGTGACAGATTCGCTTCTGCAAGTTCTTCGTTCCCACTCTCTAAGGTTCCCACGTCATACAAATACGTGTGAGTCTTCATCGAGAATAAAAGCGTGAGAGCGTAAACCGTAATCAGCACGATCGCGACTGCCACCGAGAGCGTTTGTAAAGTCTTCGAGTCAATTCCACTTGAAGTGATATTCACCGCTGTTGGTAACAAGAGCGCGATCACGGCAAGATTCATTGAGGACGCATTGACTCGTGCCACGATCGGCTGAAATTCCTGCTCTTTGTAGCGCAATCCGCCAAGCAGCATCGACAAGCCCATCACCAAAAGTAAATTACCAATGATTGAACCTGTAAGGCTGGCTTTTACGACATCCACAAAGCCCGCATTGAGGGCGACTAAAGCGATGATTAACTCCGTTGCATTGCCAAAGGTCGCATTCATCAAACCGCCTAATGTCGGACCGACTACCACGGCGATCTCTTCGGTTGCAGTGCCCATCCAGGCGGCGAGCGGTAAGATCGCCACAGCAGCCGTTCCAAAGACAACAAGCGCTCCCCATTCGAGGTAGTGAGCCGCGATCGACACCGGGATCATCACGAGTAATGCTGTAAAAACCGTATTCTTGACTGACATGCGCGTTTCGAGAGTGAGGGTTTCGTCCTCAATAGGATACTCACGATCGACGCATTTCGGCAGAGGAATTCCGGATCATTCATCACAAAAAATAAATTTTGGTGGCGCGATCGTAAACTCACATACAAAATTCTTAAGGGATTCTAAAAATCAGTTCAGAGTACGGTTCAATCGAAAGAGATGATTGCAGGACGGTGGATCGGAGCCATTCAATTCATCAATCTGCTTTCACATCAGCATTGTCACAATCTAGCTCTGGCGTGGATTCCACTGGACTCTGAGCTAAGTTGTGGTTTTTTCAGTCTTGTTATGGTGGGATTGCTCGTCTCAGCACGAAGCTGCCTCCGCTCTAGTCTTTTTCTGAGTTTGATACCGTCTGCTGACTCTGCGATTTGGAGATATCGCAGATGAGCATATTTTCAATGTGGAAATTAACCCATGACTTCACTTTCTGATACTTCCTCCCGTTTAGTGCCTGTCGATTTGAATGCTCATGATCCCGTTAGCGATCCCCTCAATACTGCGATCGGGGTTTACGTCACGGTTCACGGGCATTTCTATCAGCCACCCCGCGAAAATCCGTATTTAGATGCGATCGAGCGTCAACCGAGTGCTGCTCCGTTTCACAACTGGAATGAGCGGATTCATCACGAGTGTTATCGCCCGAATGCGTTCGCCAGAGTGCTAAACGATCAGGGTCAACTCTTGGGGATCGTTAATAATTTCGAGTATTTAAGCTTCAATATTGGTCCGACGTTGATGAGTTGGATTGAGCGGCACGATGTTGAGGTCTATCAGCGGATTGTGGAAGCCGATCGTAAAAGTTGCGATCGCTTAAACGGGCATGGAAACGCGATCGCGCAAGTTTACAATCACATCATCTTGCCGCTGGCGAATGAACGCGATAAACGAACGCAGATTCGCTGGGGAAAAGCGGATTTTCGATCGCATTTCGGACGTGATCCTGAAGGGATGTGGTTGGCTGAAACTGCTGTCGATTACCCCACAGTAAAGGTGTTGATCGAAGAGGGGATCAAGTTCATTGTGCTGGCTCCATCTCAAGCAGAACGGTGCAGAGAGCAGAATGATCCCCACTGGCAAGAAGTCGGCGGCGGACAGATTGATCCGACTCGTCCGTATCGTTGTTATTTGCGATCGAATGATCCCGACTCTCCGTATATTGATGTTTTCTTCTATGACGGTCCGATTTCTCGCGATATGGGATTCGATACGGCTCTGAGCAGTTCACACCATCTTGCTAGTCGATTAGGTCAAGCGGTTCGCGGGGATCATCGCCCGACTCAGTTAATTTCAGTTGCAACCGACGGGGAAACCTTCGGACATCATAAAGGAGGTACTGAGAAATGTTTGGCGTATGCGTTTACCAAAGAATTCTCTAACCGGGATTGGACGGTGACGAATTTCGCGCATTATCTCAGTTTGAATCCGCCGACTTGGGAAGTTGAATTGAAGCCTGTGACGGCTTGGAGTTGTTCGCATGGAGTCGATCGCTGGCAAGAAGATTGTGGATGTGGTGGGGGCGGTTTGTGGCATCAGAAATGGAGACGACCGCTCAGAGAAGCACTCGATTGGTTGCGGGATCAGTTGATTCGGGTGTACGAGGAAGAAGGGAAAAAGCGATTTAATGATCCCTGGCTGGCGCGGGATGAGTATGTCCAAGTGATTCGCGATCGCGCTTCTGTGCAAAAATTCCTCTCTCGCCATCAGTCGCACAAATTGAGTAATGTCGATCGCCTAGATGCGCTTCGTTTGCTCGAAATGCAGCGTCACGCACTCTTGATGTATACGAGTTGTGGCTGGTTTTTTGAAGAGCTTTCCCGACCAGAAGGAGTTCAGATTCTCCGGTACGCCTCACGCGCTTTAGAACTTGCTGGAGATGTATCAGGTATTCAGCTTGAGAAAAATTTCATCAAGCGACTGACATCGGCTCCGAGTAATGTCGATTGCTTCAAGAATGGCGCGGAAGTTTACCGGCAGTTGGTGATCCCCGCGCAAATCACTTTCGAGCAAGTTGCAGCACACTACGCGATTTCGTCTTTGTTTACTTCTTACTCACGGGAGCAGCGCGTTTATTGCTACACCGCGAATCAGTTAGATTATCAGATTCAGCGAATGGGATCGGTGACACTCGCGATCGGGCAACTCCAGCTAACGTCAGAAATCACCCGCGAAAGTCAGCATTTCGTCTTCGCGGTATTGCATCTGTGCGGTTGGGATTTCCACTGCTGCATTCAACCGTTTGCAGGGCGGCGGAGCTATACCCAAGTGAAAGAACAGCTTTTCGAGGCGTTGAATCATGGTAGTGCTGCCCAAACGATCCTAAAAATGAATCAAGTGTTTGGAGATGTTGCTTACAGCTTGCAAGACTTGTTTGCGGAAGAGCGGCATCGAATCATGCGGTTACTGAGTCAAGAGACTTTGACGCGGTTGGATCAGCTTTATACGCAGGTTTATCGCGATAACTATGGCGTGTTGATGGCATTTCACCGGGATGAATTGCCAGTGCCGCAAGAATTACAAGTCGCGGCTGAGATCGCATTAGGGCATCGATTGTTGTTGACGCTGCGATCGCTTGAACAAGATTCGGATGAGCCAGATGCGGTGATGATGCACTTGGGGCATTTGGACGCGATCGCAACTGAGGCGATTCATTTACGCTGTCATCTGCAACAGCCCGAAGCCCGCGAGATTTTACAGCGATTTATTGAGCGATCGCTGTGGGTGCTGTTTAACGAGAGTGAGATCGATGGGGCGGAGACTCAGATCCGCGTTCTAGAGCGGTTGATTGTCCTGAGTGGGCAGTTTGAATTGGGTGTTGCTCTATCGAAGAGTCAGGAACTGTTTCATCAGTGGTTAAATCGGTCGCCCTCTCTTACGCCTGCAATTCGAGGTTTGGCTGAGAAATTAGCGATCGTGATTTAGCGAGGTCTATCCGGGGCAGGGCTTTGCTTCGGATAATCAAAAATTGGTTCAAACTTTATTAGATAAGTCGCAATTCTTTGGTTTCCGTTCCTAATTAATGAGTTAAAATTTCTCCCAGATTTTGCCTGAATCTCTAGAAGAAGACCAGAGTTTATAATCTTGCGTTCATTCAAACGTGGTGGGATTTAGTAAGTTATCGACAGGTTAAGCAGTGGCTTCTCGCATCTGCCGATATCGCAATTATTAGCAATGCACTTTCAAAGAATCAACCCCTTGAAAGTGCTTTTTCGGACATAAATTTGGACAAAAATATCGTAATTTCGACCTTTTATTTTAGGACGCAATTCGAGTTCAATAACATTAGAAACGGGTGATTCTACCTAACGATTAGCGATCGCGCATTGTATTTGTTAGGGAGTGTGTTCCATGTCGAAAAGTATCAATTTATATCAGCAGGATGATTGGGGCAATCAACCTGTCGGACGACCAAAAACAATCAACGATGAGTATCTCGCTCGCCTCAAAGAACTGGTGAGCCAGAGTCCGAAACAGTTTGGCTATCCGTTCGATCGCTGGACAGCCCACTGGCTACGAAAACATTTGCTACAAGAAACCGGAGTTGCTATTAGCGATCGACATATCAATCGATTGCTAAAACAAATGGGCTTGTCTACTCGCGCCCGGATTCACATGAGCCGATTCGGCATCACGATCGACAATTTGAATTCGTCTCAAGGTTAATCTGTCCTGAATCCTCCGCGTCTGGAGGGTTCACCCGTTTGATTCTCGCTTCTAACACGCCTTACGGAATTGTTCAAGGCATTTTGAAACTTGCAACGACTGGGAGATGGTCAGAACCTCCATCCGATCCAACGAATGCTTGAATGGGCTGTAGGTCGCCTGTGTGCCAAATATAATCTAGTCGTTGAACCGGAAGCCAGGGAATGCTGCTATTTATTAACGTATGCCCAATTCCCTGACCGCGCTCTTGAAAACTATCTTTTAACACCTTTCGGAGTTCATGATAAGTTTCAGAACTGTCCGTCATATTGCAATCACACAACATCAGAGTTGGCAAGGTTTGTTCTGGAATGTACTTCTTCAAGAACTCTGTTTCTGCGGCTCTTTTTGTGTATCGATCGATAGTCTCCACAACTAATCGATCAAGCGGAATATTATTTGGCGTAAGATGCGTCACTAATACATTAATGTGCTGATTTCCAGCATAAATCGTTGCTTGTAATCCTCGCTCGATCGGTGGACTAGATAACGGTTTGACAGCTTCAAGCGGCAACCGACTAAACAATGCAACGGTATGAAAGCGATCGACCGGATGAATCGCATGATAGGGATAAATCGGCGAAATTGCTTTCAATAAATTAGGAAGTTCTTTCGGTTGTAGCTCTTGTATCCCAATAACATCCACATCCATCGCCCTTATCATCTGAGTAACTTTGGGATAGTCCTGATTGCTCCATAGAAGATTGAACGACATTACCCTAAGCAGGGTGTCTCTTCGTGCAACAGTTGGAAAGTTTAACCTTGGTGGGAACAGCCCAACGAAGAGCAAACAGCCCAACATCAGCCCGATCAACAAACGCTTCCTTCGACTCCAAAACGCCAGTGGTAGAAGAACAACGATCGGTAAAAATAGATAAGGCGCAAATGTATTGAGCAGTGCTAACCACCAGAAGCGATCAAAAAAGAGCGATCGCAAACTCAACCAGAGCAAAAGGCTACCCAGGTAACTCCAGCCCAATACACCAATTGCAGATCGAAAGAAAGCGAACATCATTGCTCCTCATGTGAGGCTGCGATCGTAAATTGCACACTATGCATCGGTCTAGAACGTTACCTTGTCTCTTTATCAATTTCTTAAGTTACGCTTTAAATCAGTAAAGTTCCGAACTGCAAGAACGGCTGCATCGCCTGAGAATTGCTCAGGAAATCATTGAGTAATTCAGGCAAACGAAATCAGTTTTCATAAAGTTCTGCAACGGTACGGATCAGATGAGAATCGACGGCGAAATGGATGTTGGGGAACATTTTCGCGATCGCGTCTCCCTCAAGATCTCGCCACGGCAATCTTTTCGACCCTATTAAGCCCAACCTCAGCCGCTCTCATTTCTGTCGCAACCTTAATTCAGCCCGAATTCACCGAAGCCCTGCACGCCCAAATCTTTCACGAGCTTTTCTCTCAATAGGCAAGGGAAAGGACTCGATCGAGCCGAAATTCGGTTATCGTTCTGACCTACACCTTTAGACGGAGAATCCTGAAATATTTGTTAACATGCTTTACAAATCGAAATCATCTCTGTAATATGTAAAGTGTGGTTAACACCACATTAATCATTCCTTCAAACAGTAATTATCCAACCATGACAACCACCTTACAGAGACGCGAAAGCGCCAACCTGTGGGCGCAGTTCTGCAACTGGGTCACCTCCACCGAAAACCGCCTGTACGTAGGCTGGTTCGGCGTGTTGATGATCCCCACCTTGCTCGCTGCCACCATCTGCTACATCGTTGCCTTCATCGCAGCACCCCCCGTGGACATCGACGGCATCCGCGAACCCGTTGCAGGTTCGTTGATGTTCGGTAACAACATCATCTCCGGTGCAGTCGTTCCTTCATCGAACGCAATTGGCTTGCACTTCTACCCGATCTGGGAAGCAGCATCACTCGACGAGTGGCTGTACAACGGTGGACCTTACCAACTGGTCGTGTTCCACTTCCTCATCGGAGTCTTCTGCTACATGGGACGTGAATGGGAACTCTCCTACCGTCTCGGCATGCGTCCTTGGATCTGCGTTGCTTACTCTGCCCCTGTTGCAGCCGCAACCGCAGTCTTCTTGATCTACCCGATCGGACAAGGCTCGTTCTCCGATGGTATGCCCCTCGGAATCTCTGGAACCTTCAACTTCATGTTGGTGTTCCAAGCAGAGCACAACATCTTGATGCACCCCTTCCACATGCTCGGCGTAGCAGGTGTATTCGGCGGCAGCTTGTTCAGTGCAATGCACGGTTCGTTGGTCACCTCCTCGTTGGTTCGTGAAACCACCGAAGCAGAAAGCCAAAACTACGGCTACAAGTTCGGACAAGAAGAAGAGACCTACAACATCGTTGCAGCACACGGCTATTTCGGTCGGTTGATCTTCCAATACGCATCGTTCAACAACTCACGCGCATTGCACTTCTTCTTGGGAGCATGGCCCGTGGTTGGTATCTGGATGACCGCCTTGGGTGTGTCCACGATGGCATTCAACCTGAACGGATTCAACTTCAACCAATCGATCATCGACTCGCAAGGTCGTGTGGTCAGCACCTGGTCTGACGTGATCAACCGTGCGAACTTGGGTATGGAAGTGATGCACGAGCGGAACGCTCACAACTTCCCGCTCGACTTGGCGGCAGGTGAAGCGGCACCGGTTGCACTGAGTGCACCTGCAATCCACGGCTAATTCTCAACAGAACTAGCACAAAGCCCTCCACGACTGGGGGGCTTTTTCGCGTTTAAATCGCTTTGTAGAACTCTTGAACCCGTAACCAGACTCGATCGACTAAATCAGCCGCATCCGAATCGAACCATTCAATCTCCGAAACTGCCCGAAACCAAGTTCGCTGGCGTTTCGCAAACTGTCGAGTATGTAGTACTGTTAACCGCTCCGCTTCAGATAGTGAAATTTCACTCCGCAAATACTGCCGCATCTCTGCATATCCCAACGTATTTAACAGCGGTAACGCTTCCCCGTACTTTTCACATAGCGTTTTGACTTCCTCGACAAATCCCATTTCGAGCATTTGTCCAGTCCGTTTCGCGATCCGTTGTTCTAAGCGATCGCTATCCAATGCAAGATACAAAATCGGAAAATTCGGCGGCTCTTCTCCTTGCTGCTCTGAAATCGGGCGACCTGTGACGTAAAAAACTTCTAAGGCTCTAAGCGTTCGCACCTGATCATTAGCGTGAATTCGACTCGCTGCGATCGCGTCCACTTGCCGCAGCATTTCATAAAGTGTTTTTTGTCCCAATTGTTCAAGCTGCGATCGCAATTCCTGTTGAGGTGCGACTCTCGGAATTTTCATGCCACGAGCGATCGCTTTAATATATAGCCCAGTTCCACCTACGAGAAACTGAACGCCACCACGATCGAGAACTTCCTGCACTCTCATCTGATAATCCGCCACCGTCAGTGTTTCAGTCGGATCGCAGATGTCGATTAAAAAATGCGGTATGCGATTTTGCTCTTGGAGGGTTGGTTTTGCCGTTCCGATGGTAAACTCTCGGTACACTTGACGCGAATCGGCGCTGAGGATGATCGAACTCATACGATCGGCAAGTTCGATCGCTAATCCAGATTTTCCTGTTGCCGTCGCGCCACCGATTATAATAAGTACAGATGTATTGTTAAAGATTTTTGGTTCATTCTGGAAATTTTGAGTCAAAATAGACCGATCCATCCTACTTTCAAAATTCATCCGAAATTGCTCTAAAACCCCTTATAAGCCATTTGTGCTATAATTTTGGTAGAAATTGCCTTTTGAAGTTTAGTTTCGCTTCCAATTGCCCTAAAGAACGCTTCCTATGACGACAAACTACGATGCCCAACAGATCCAAGTCCTTGAAGGTCTTGAAGCGGTGCGGAAACGCCCCGGTATGTATATCGGTAGTACCGGACCTCGCGGCTTGCATCACCTTGTATACGAAGTAGTCGATAACTCGGTTGATGAAGCACTGGCGGGCTACTGTAAAGCGATCGACATTTCGATCAATGCGGATGGCTCTGTCACGGTTACCGATGACGGGCGTGGTATTCCCACCGGAATCGTTGCCAAGACTGGAAAGTCCGGTCTCGAAACCGTGCTAACAATCTTACACGCTGGCGGGAAGTTCGGCGGCGGTGGCTACAAGGTTTCTGGCGGTCTTCACGGGGTTGGTATTTCGGTTGTAAACGCGCTTTCAGAATGGGTCGAAGTCACCGTCTGGCGCGATAAGCAAGTTCATCTGATGCGATTCGAGCGCGGTGTTCCGATCGGTGAATTGCAGGTGAAGCCCTATCCTCATGCGAGAACGGGAACCTCAGTCACATTTTTGCCGGACAACACGATTTTTACAGAAACGACGCAGTTCGATTACACGACGCTTTCTGGACGCTTGAGAGAATTGGCGTACCTGAATGGCGGCGTGAGAATTACATTTAGCGATCGTCGTCCTGATTTAGAGCGCGAAGAAACCTATTTCTACGAAGGCGGCATCCGCGAATACATTTCCTACATGAATCGCGAGAAGCAACCGCTCCATGAAGAAGTGATCTTTGTGCAGGGTGAGCGCAGCAATATTCAAGTTGAAGTTGCGCTGCAATGGTGTTCTGATGCGTATAACGACAATATCATTGGATTTGCGAACAATATTCGTACCGTTGACGGTGGAACGCACTTAGAAGGATTGAAAGCGGTTCTGACGCGGACGCTCAATACGATCGCTCGTAAGCGCAACAAGATTAAAGAAAACGAATCGAACCTTGCAGGTGAGAACATTCGGGAAGGCTTAACGGCTGTGATCTCGGTGAAAGTGCCTGATCCAGAATTTGAAGGTCAAACCAAGACGAAGCTTGGAAACACTGAAGTTCGCGGAATCGTTGATTCGCTTGTGGGTGAAGTGCTGACTGAATATCTCGAATTTCGTCCGAATGTTTCGGATGC contains:
- a CDS encoding endonuclease/exonuclease/phosphatase family protein; the encoded protein is MMFAFFRSAIGVLGWSYLGSLLLWLSLRSLFFDRFWWLALLNTFAPYLFLPIVVLLPLAFWSRRKRLLIGLMLGCLLFVGLFPPRLNFPTVARRDTLLRVMSFNLLWSNQDYPKVTQMIRAMDVDVIGIQELQPKELPNLLKAISPIYPYHAIHPVDRFHTVALFSRLPLEAVKPLSSPPIERGLQATIYAGNQHINVLVTHLTPNNIPLDRLVVETIDRYTKRAAETEFLKKYIPEQTLPTLMLCDCNMTDSSETYHELRKVLKDSFQERGQGIGHTLINSSIPWLPVQRLDYIWHTGDLQPIQAFVGSDGGSDHLPVVASFKMP
- a CDS encoding helix-turn-helix domain-containing protein, with amino-acid sequence MSKSINLYQQDDWGNQPVGRPKTINDEYLARLKELVSQSPKQFGYPFDRWTAHWLRKHLLQETGVAISDRHINRLLKQMGLSTRARIHMSRFGITIDNLNSSQG
- the cax gene encoding calcium/proton exchanger, yielding MSVKNTVFTALLVMIPVSIAAHYLEWGALVVFGTAAVAILPLAAWMGTATEEIAVVVGPTLGGLMNATFGNATELIIALVALNAGFVDVVKASLTGSIIGNLLLVMGLSMLLGGLRYKEQEFQPIVARVNASSMNLAVIALLLPTAVNITSSGIDSKTLQTLSVAVAIVLITVYALTLLFSMKTHTYLYDVGTLESGNEELAEANLSHDGKKPNIALWSIVLLVCTIFVAIESELLVDSLEVATEKLGLTALFTGVILLPIVGNAAEHATAVTVAMKDKMDLSLSVAVGSSLQIALFVAPVLVIVGWFIGQPMDLDFNPFELVAVAVAVLITNSISSDGRSNWLEGTLLLAAYLVLGLAFYFHPVMA
- a CDS encoding DUF3536 domain-containing protein translates to MTSLSDTSSRLVPVDLNAHDPVSDPLNTAIGVYVTVHGHFYQPPRENPYLDAIERQPSAAPFHNWNERIHHECYRPNAFARVLNDQGQLLGIVNNFEYLSFNIGPTLMSWIERHDVEVYQRIVEADRKSCDRLNGHGNAIAQVYNHIILPLANERDKRTQIRWGKADFRSHFGRDPEGMWLAETAVDYPTVKVLIEEGIKFIVLAPSQAERCREQNDPHWQEVGGGQIDPTRPYRCYLRSNDPDSPYIDVFFYDGPISRDMGFDTALSSSHHLASRLGQAVRGDHRPTQLISVATDGETFGHHKGGTEKCLAYAFTKEFSNRDWTVTNFAHYLSLNPPTWEVELKPVTAWSCSHGVDRWQEDCGCGGGGLWHQKWRRPLREALDWLRDQLIRVYEEEGKKRFNDPWLARDEYVQVIRDRASVQKFLSRHQSHKLSNVDRLDALRLLEMQRHALLMYTSCGWFFEELSRPEGVQILRYASRALELAGDVSGIQLEKNFIKRLTSAPSNVDCFKNGAEVYRQLVIPAQITFEQVAAHYAISSLFTSYSREQRVYCYTANQLDYQIQRMGSVTLAIGQLQLTSEITRESQHFVFAVLHLCGWDFHCCIQPFAGRRSYTQVKEQLFEALNHGSAAQTILKMNQVFGDVAYSLQDLFAEERHRIMRLLSQETLTRLDQLYTQVYRDNYGVLMAFHRDELPVPQELQVAAEIALGHRLLLTLRSLEQDSDEPDAVMMHLGHLDAIATEAIHLRCHLQQPEAREILQRFIERSLWVLFNESEIDGAETQIRVLERLIVLSGQFELGVALSKSQELFHQWLNRSPSLTPAIRGLAEKLAIVI
- the rpsU gene encoding 30S ribosomal protein S21, translated to MTQVVLGENEGIDSALRRFKRQVSKAGILADLRSHRHFETPLEKRKRKAIVARRNRRYR
- a CDS encoding GTP-binding protein; this translates as MTDSISDTGKPLDEELDEAISGFDEIQAELNYRQAQTTLRELVENLDLTDQERSGLESEIHGLGTMLEKLDRLVVQIAAFGMVGRGKSSLLNALLGQQIFETGAIHGVTRSQQSAQWTVATEAIEGSDQEILRVKLPSTTNSQIELIDTPGIDEVNGEAREALARQVAQQADLLLFIVSGDITKVEFQALSELREVGKPIILVFNKIDQYPDADRMSIYQKIRDERVKELLSPDEIVMAAASPLVARAVKRPDGRMSPQMIRTEPQVQDLKLKILEVLHREGKSLVALNSMLFADDVHDRLLQRKLSIREQNANRVIWNGVMTKAIATAVNPIMVLDIISSAAIDVAMIMSLSKLYGIHMTQQGAIKLLQRIAIAMGGISATELLTNLGLSSLKGLLGLSAPATGGLSIAPYLSVALTQGAVAGVSTYAIAQVTKAYLANDASWGTESPKAVVTRILASLDEDSIMNRIKDELRAKLDLHDRQAKASQSNAK
- a CDS encoding group 1 truncated hemoglobin, whose product is MATLYEKLGGKAAIEAAVDQFYQRVLDDDRISHFFTGVDMQKQRQHQKAFLTYAFGGSSGYDGRMLREASASCGK